One region of Chlorobiota bacterium genomic DNA includes:
- a CDS encoding transposase family protein, with the protein MQYAEIRDRSPEQFRRLTGVLPTTFEAMLKVIRAARREFGRPPKLVLADQLLLTLLYWREYRAQYHLAADFGISEPTCSRIIRRVEDELSQSKEFQLPKRPQPRGGDIEFAVIVIDATESPIERPKKSKGSTTAASVDATRSRRR; encoded by the coding sequence ATGCAATACGCAGAGATTCGTGATCGTTCACCGGAACAATTTCGACGCTTAACGGGTGTGTTGCCGACAACCTTCGAGGCAATGCTCAAGGTCATTCGTGCAGCACGGCGAGAGTTTGGTCGCCCACCGAAACTGGTGTTGGCCGATCAGCTGTTGTTGACGCTGCTGTATTGGCGGGAGTATCGAGCGCAATATCACCTTGCAGCGGATTTTGGGATCAGCGAACCGACCTGCAGCCGGATCATTCGGCGAGTGGAGGATGAACTCAGCCAGAGCAAAGAGTTTCAATTGCCGAAGCGTCCGCAACCGCGAGGCGGGGACATAGAATTTGCCGTGATCGTGATAGATGCGACAGAAAGCCCGATTGAACGGCCCAAAAAAAGCAAAGGGAGTACTACAGCGGCAAGCGTGGATGCCACACGATCAAGACGCAGGTAG
- a CDS encoding T9SS type A sorting domain-containing protein translates to MKHPSFSIGQLIAVAFLCVLPAYAQTDWKIVDSVFGRNYSDLSCASNDDCMFVGSIQDDFANYNFRSIVHHTTDGGKSWQIVLRDSVQWPPNPHLPLEYHFIAHPTTNLCIVAADSGAIMRSDDAGKTWDRINMADSTRKFVEIDMPTEEFGVIAQLPRSIFLTVDQGLTWKKLVMPDTVDDLVISDVASPKPGIIIAKYSNAPQIILTVISYDSGQTWQVYPGTLDAGRFYFYNELKGWACGIQLDSATSIQGEDVIYGTTDGGKTWKEQLRKRIQPNYGIYDFDFLDEENGIAVGAGGKILRTTNGGEEWVQETIPIPIAQFPSLVGVHFKSPNKALTATWTGIILEWQPGVASAEEEYRVSSSVQLSPNPACNQLTVSVELPQETLMEAALYDVIGQKVCTIAQPHYGSAGRHTISASVAELPAGVYYCQLLLGSQKIIRPLVIAR, encoded by the coding sequence ATGAAACACCCTTCCTTCTCTATCGGCCAATTAATAGCGGTGGCTTTTCTCTGCGTGCTTCCAGCGTATGCTCAAACCGATTGGAAAATTGTTGATTCTGTATTTGGTAGAAACTACTCCGATTTATCATGTGCATCAAATGACGATTGTATGTTTGTCGGTTCTATACAAGATGATTTTGCAAACTATAATTTTCGCTCAATAGTTCACCACACAACCGATGGTGGAAAAAGTTGGCAGATTGTTTTGCGGGATTCTGTACAATGGCCGCCGAACCCTCATCTACCACTGGAGTACCACTTTATTGCCCATCCAACCACAAACCTTTGTATTGTTGCTGCCGACAGCGGAGCAATTATGCGGTCGGATGATGCAGGGAAAACGTGGGATAGAATCAACATGGCAGATTCTACAAGGAAATTTGTTGAAATAGATATGCCTACGGAAGAATTTGGAGTGATAGCTCAATTGCCACGAAGCATATTCCTAACAGTAGATCAAGGGCTGACGTGGAAAAAACTTGTTATGCCAGATACTGTTGATGATTTAGTTATCAGTGATGTTGCTTCGCCTAAGCCGGGCATAATTATCGCTAAATACAGTAATGCACCTCAAATAATTCTTACGGTAATTAGTTACGACTCTGGGCAAACTTGGCAAGTATATCCTGGGACCTTAGATGCAGGAAGATTTTATTTCTACAATGAGCTGAAAGGGTGGGCTTGTGGTATTCAGCTTGATTCTGCCACCAGTATTCAGGGGGAAGATGTGATCTATGGCACCACGGATGGTGGTAAAACATGGAAAGAGCAGCTGAGAAAAAGGATACAGCCGAATTATGGAATCTATGACTTCGATTTTCTTGACGAAGAAAATGGGATAGCCGTTGGAGCCGGTGGAAAAATTCTGCGCACCACCAATGGCGGAGAAGAATGGGTGCAAGAAACAATTCCAATACCAATAGCTCAATTCCCCAGCCTTGTTGGTGTTCATTTTAAATCGCCGAATAAAGCCTTAACCGCCACATGGACCGGGATTATTCTGGAGTGGCAGCCAGGGGTTGCTTCTGCCGAAGAAGAATATCGGGTATCCTCGTCGGTGCAACTCTCACCGAACCCTGCCTGCAACCAACTGACTGTTAGCGTAGAATTGCCGCAGGAAACATTGATGGAGGCTGCATTGTATGACGTGATAGGGCAGAAAGTCTGCACGATTGCCCAACCCCACTATGGTAGCGCAGGCAGGCACACAATTTCCGCTTCGGTTGCGGAGTTGCCGGCTGGGGTGTATTATTGCCAACTGCTTCTTGGGAGCCAGAAGATTATTCGGCCACTGGTGATTGCCCGATAG
- the upp gene encoding uracil phosphoribosyltransferase yields the protein MHPNVHLLDHSIIARAMTVLRDRHTSAVEFRAHVRTIARGLAFQATQRLPLVPVSVETPLATTAGAQLRDSVIAAPILRAGLGMLDGFLDVVPDAVTGFIGMKRDEETLEPYEYYRNVSDITNAHLFLLDPMLATGGSARAAMRTLPIERAGSCSLLSIIAAPEGIEATLSEFPNLQIHVAAVDERLNEIGYIVPGLGDAGDRLCGTL from the coding sequence ATGCATCCAAACGTTCATCTTCTTGACCACAGCATTATTGCCCGCGCCATGACGGTGCTGCGCGATAGGCACACTTCGGCGGTGGAGTTCCGCGCCCATGTTCGCACCATTGCTCGCGGGCTTGCATTCCAAGCAACGCAACGCCTTCCGCTGGTTCCGGTAAGCGTGGAAACGCCGCTGGCAACCACCGCCGGTGCGCAGCTGCGCGATTCGGTGATTGCCGCGCCGATCCTTCGCGCAGGGTTGGGGATGTTGGATGGATTCCTGGACGTTGTTCCCGATGCCGTCACCGGATTTATTGGGATGAAACGGGACGAAGAAACCCTTGAGCCATACGAATACTACCGCAACGTCAGCGACATCACCAACGCCCACCTGTTCCTGCTGGACCCGATGCTGGCCACCGGAGGAAGCGCCCGTGCGGCAATGCGCACCCTTCCGATTGAGCGGGCCGGCTCCTGCTCCCTTCTTTCCATTATCGCCGCGCCGGAGGGGATTGAAGCCACCCTCTCAGAATTCCCGAACCTCCAAATTCACGTTGCCGCAGTGGATGAGCGATTGAACGAGATCGGCTACATCGTCCCCGGGCTTGGCGACGCGGGGGACCGGTTGTGCGGCACGCTGTGA
- a CDS encoding thioesterase: MREIPLGYQFTMRVRVTGAMTATFFGSTIHRVYATFALIEHAEYASRQAILPFLDPEDDAVGAAVTVEHSAPAIVGDVVTVTATVAQVEGRTILCRFAVANGDQLLATGTQTQRVVGKARLKQKIAELYQRSEGREDAAEADTP, encoded by the coding sequence ATGCGTGAAATTCCTTTGGGATACCAGTTTACCATGCGGGTGCGTGTCACCGGCGCAATGACCGCCACGTTCTTTGGTTCCACAATCCACCGGGTCTATGCCACCTTTGCCTTGATTGAGCACGCCGAGTATGCCTCGCGCCAAGCAATCCTCCCGTTCCTCGATCCGGAAGATGATGCCGTTGGCGCGGCGGTGACGGTGGAGCATTCCGCCCCGGCAATTGTTGGCGACGTGGTGACCGTCACCGCAACCGTTGCCCAGGTTGAGGGGCGCACCATCCTTTGCCGGTTTGCCGTGGCCAACGGGGACCAACTGCTGGCCACCGGAACCCAAACCCAACGAGTGGTCGGCAAGGCGCGGCTGAAGCAGAAAATCGCGGAGTTATACCAGCGAAGCGAGGGGAGAGAAGATGCGGCAGAAGCGGACACTCCATAA
- a CDS encoding nucleotidyltransferase family protein, with product MILAAGLGTRLRPITDTIPKALIPVGGVPMLERVARRLIAAGATRLVVNVHHHAGQIETFLRERHGFGVHVSISDESDGVLETGGGLLHAAPFFRRDAPFFLHTADVLSDCDLRGVYRFHQEQQGGALATLVVNNRPATRYFLFDDDGLCGHGNDATGVVRHAREPIGQLRAMSFCGIHVIAPRIFELITERGKFSIVDLYLRLAADGHRLLPYDSSGSLWIDIGKPEQLQRAEAMVAAATPNAAAGSSEENS from the coding sequence ATGATCCTTGCGGCGGGGCTTGGAACCCGCCTTCGCCCGATTACCGACACCATCCCCAAAGCCTTGATCCCCGTTGGCGGCGTGCCGATGCTGGAGCGGGTTGCGCGGCGGCTGATTGCTGCCGGGGCCACACGGCTGGTTGTGAACGTCCACCACCATGCTGGCCAGATTGAAACGTTCCTGCGGGAACGTCATGGTTTTGGGGTTCATGTGTCAATCTCGGACGAATCGGATGGGGTGCTGGAAACCGGAGGCGGGCTTCTTCATGCTGCCCCATTCTTCCGGCGCGACGCTCCATTCTTCCTGCATACTGCCGACGTTTTAAGCGATTGCGACCTGCGGGGCGTGTACCGCTTCCACCAGGAACAGCAGGGGGGGGCGTTGGCCACGCTGGTGGTGAATAACCGCCCGGCAACCCGCTACTTCCTGTTCGATGACGACGGCCTTTGCGGGCATGGAAACGATGCAACCGGAGTTGTGCGCCACGCCCGGGAACCCATCGGCCAGCTACGGGCCATGAGTTTTTGTGGCATTCACGTCATCGCTCCCCGTATTTTTGAGCTGATTACCGAGCGGGGGAAATTCTCCATCGTGGACCTCTATCTTCGGCTTGCCGCCGACGGCCACCGGTTGCTCCCATACGATAGCAGCGGAAGCCTTTGGATAGATATCGGGAAGCCGGAACAGCTGCAACGCGCCGAAGCAATGGTTGCCGCAGCAACCCCAAACGCAGCCGCAGGCTCAAGCGAAGAAAACAGCTAA
- a CDS encoding rod shape-determining protein translates to MLRVARLFCRRNLAFIRSLSVPECTKVVQKEFPAWKALLDWPYLRRFRQRFPRSTGIACFFSQLLIESSSVFGVLSNDIAIDLGTANTLIWMKGKGIVLNEPSIVAFDRTTKKIVAIGREAQAMIGKTHKDIKTIRPLKDGVIADFEIAEGMLRAFIRKISPSWQPARRIVVCVPSGITEVEKRAVRDSAEHAGAKEVHLIAEPMAAAIGIGLDVEAPVGNMIIDIGGGTTEIAVIALSGIVNDESIRIAGDEMTNAIVQFFKKNHNILIGERTAEAIKHEVGTAMPMEEEIQIEVKGRDLVAGVPRMTTVTSAEIREALSEPIMAIVDAVKLSLEHTPPELSADILDRGIMLTGGGALLRGLDERLRRETSLPVFVADDPLTAVVRGTGKVLENLNHYSQVLIKSRRY, encoded by the coding sequence ATGCTGCGGGTGGCAAGGCTGTTTTGCCGCAGAAATTTGGCGTTCATCCGCTCACTTTCGGTGCCAGAATGCACAAAAGTTGTGCAAAAGGAATTCCCTGCTTGGAAAGCCCTTTTGGATTGGCCATATTTGCGGCGCTTTCGGCAGCGATTCCCACGTTCAACGGGAATCGCTTGCTTCTTTTCCCAACTCCTGATTGAATCCTCTTCCGTGTTTGGCGTTTTATCCAACGACATTGCAATAGACTTAGGCACAGCCAATACCCTTATCTGGATGAAGGGGAAAGGCATCGTCCTAAATGAACCTTCCATTGTTGCGTTCGACCGTACCACCAAGAAAATCGTGGCCATTGGCCGCGAGGCACAGGCGATGATCGGCAAGACGCACAAGGATATCAAGACCATCCGTCCGCTGAAGGATGGGGTGATTGCCGACTTTGAAATTGCCGAGGGGATGCTGCGCGCATTCATCCGCAAAATTTCGCCGTCGTGGCAGCCCGCTCGCCGGATTGTGGTTTGCGTTCCATCGGGAATTACCGAGGTGGAGAAGCGCGCCGTCCGCGACAGCGCCGAACACGCCGGCGCGAAAGAGGTCCACCTGATTGCCGAGCCAATGGCCGCAGCAATCGGCATTGGGCTGGACGTTGAGGCCCCGGTTGGAAACATGATTATTGACATCGGCGGCGGCACCACCGAGATTGCGGTGATTGCCCTTAGCGGCATCGTCAACGATGAATCCATCCGCATTGCCGGCGATGAAATGACCAACGCCATCGTCCAGTTCTTCAAGAAAAACCACAACATCTTGATTGGCGAACGCACTGCCGAGGCAATCAAGCATGAGGTTGGGACAGCAATGCCGATGGAGGAAGAAATCCAGATTGAGGTGAAAGGGCGCGACCTTGTGGCCGGCGTTCCCCGGATGACCACCGTCACCAGTGCCGAAATCCGCGAAGCCTTGAGCGAGCCGATTATGGCGATTGTGGATGCCGTCAAACTCTCGCTGGAGCATACCCCGCCGGAGCTTTCTGCCGACATTCTGGACCGCGGGATTATGCTGACCGGCGGCGGCGCGCTGCTTCGCGGCCTTGACGAACGCCTTCGCCGCGAAACATCCCTTCCGGTGTTCGTTGCCGACGACCCTTTAACCGCCGTTGTTCGCGGCACGGGGAAGGTGCTGGAGAATTTGAATCACTACTCGCAAGTGTTAATCAAAAGCCGCCGTTATTGA
- a CDS encoding AAA family ATPase, which yields MSPKIREFINRGIMPLVGREREQRTLLDAFAMLLEGEPRAIWMTGIAGVGKSRLLDELKHHARDHAARALVVHAKWYEGEAVELGPLSNALEVLRPAIAAPLAARIYRDGAIATVDAAVEAVQIASRRYPVVMILDDLHYLSGSSELIRFVGALEEIPLLLVVTTRPVENPALRAFRSALVGSLPPMELELGSLDGAAIAEASVALFGQAPPAEMLGQLADLSGGLPLALREVFRELMAADHIAQSPNGDAWGWQTPFLPDEELRQIGDRVHGFSGRLASLPPHERAMLVLAASLGEQFNRELLRQLAERTVGWDDHDFERLILGGFIAVATPSIRIGAQETEGRVCYAFQHTLLWKAAAALNPPGLPSPGDIATATLSILTTGAGELYGVLPLEGAHVGGFGEEELRRLFHWLVAVGRKLSPIYAETYVALCRAVLEPCRIPEVASRAEQRMAEEYLAALSAYGERLYVTGAREPLQEVAAQIAGMLDRMKSNPPATAPERVVRLDAAVVVWRDAMLAGDPSRAKGFLDELLTVLPPPSQQTDRELRGAAEAIRLLASYSFARGEFAEMSAMTAPYIAELDRVRPETLNALMKVLLYAMMGARRMEEAWQMVEAGLRLRREADLFTEYELLLHAANYWQRVGQLQKVRQHATELRALVDRFPAYRNLSTNYFHLPYVAAANGEVEELERLETAFTATPPPARSSVVQTAIAQIKFLDAWSLLGMASRALATAGKLQLSLLSPLQQLQVTEKVVRAHIDAGNAPAASQAVQALNDLAEQVGGDYSTPNTISWQRLLTLRVLAEGIGQKEPERLRGMIMEMEAQQIEDGDAFRAAQIVLRAAEQVPERKREFNEAGYHAIELAAARAKTEQATGLAHYQLDRLSELLPKTRLAKFRQLIGPDPRSTAQQEEPERGSEAAPPAAGLVAGPILRTFGALRIEGAGETSAKIESKTRTMVAVLVTARMGGTRSIGELTRDRLADLLWPDMSLERAVNNLHVTLSYARRFLGGASTILQQDGVYLLGDDVLIDAVEFRECIVKGNRLYAEGVYFGAAVAYRRAIDFASADFLEGMYAEWIDTMRETLRGELATALERLIAIELDRENFVAVPALAERLLTLDDLHDGAYEALIRSAAARGARREAFSYFQRYEAALDTYGAGPTRRITELMNKVRAGDS from the coding sequence ATGTCGCCTAAAATTCGAGAGTTTATCAACCGGGGCATTATGCCGCTGGTGGGGCGCGAGCGCGAGCAGCGCACCCTGCTGGATGCATTTGCCATGTTGCTGGAGGGGGAACCGCGCGCAATCTGGATGACAGGAATTGCCGGCGTTGGCAAAAGCCGATTGCTGGATGAACTGAAACACCACGCCCGCGACCACGCCGCGCGCGCCCTTGTGGTTCATGCAAAATGGTACGAAGGGGAGGCCGTGGAGCTTGGCCCGCTTAGCAACGCGCTTGAGGTTCTTCGCCCCGCGATTGCTGCCCCCCTTGCTGCCCGCATCTACCGCGATGGAGCAATCGCCACCGTTGACGCTGCCGTGGAAGCGGTGCAGATTGCCTCGCGCCGGTATCCCGTGGTGATGATTCTGGATGATCTTCACTATCTGAGCGGATCGTCCGAATTGATCCGCTTTGTGGGGGCGTTGGAGGAAATCCCACTGCTGCTGGTGGTGACAACACGCCCGGTGGAAAACCCTGCGCTTCGGGCGTTCCGTTCGGCGTTGGTGGGGTCGCTGCCGCCGATGGAGTTAGAGCTTGGCTCCCTTGATGGGGCCGCGATTGCCGAGGCCTCCGTCGCGCTGTTTGGCCAGGCCCCACCCGCCGAAATGCTTGGCCAGCTGGCGGATCTTTCCGGAGGATTGCCCCTTGCCTTGCGTGAGGTTTTTCGGGAGCTGATGGCTGCCGACCACATCGCCCAATCCCCCAACGGCGACGCTTGGGGCTGGCAGACCCCTTTCCTCCCCGATGAAGAACTCCGCCAAATTGGCGATCGCGTCCACGGTTTTTCTGGCAGGCTTGCTTCGCTTCCCCCGCACGAGCGGGCGATGCTGGTGCTGGCGGCCTCGTTGGGCGAGCAGTTCAACCGCGAACTGCTGCGCCAGCTTGCCGAACGCACCGTTGGTTGGGATGACCATGATTTCGAGCGGCTGATTCTGGGGGGATTCATTGCCGTGGCCACCCCCTCCATCCGTATCGGCGCGCAGGAAACTGAGGGGCGCGTCTGCTACGCCTTCCAGCACACCCTTCTTTGGAAAGCCGCTGCCGCGCTCAATCCCCCAGGGCTTCCATCCCCGGGGGACATTGCAACTGCAACGCTTTCCATCCTGACCACCGGAGCCGGAGAATTGTACGGCGTGCTGCCGTTGGAGGGGGCGCACGTTGGGGGATTTGGCGAAGAAGAGCTTCGGCGGTTGTTCCATTGGCTGGTGGCGGTAGGGCGGAAGCTCTCCCCAATCTATGCCGAAACCTACGTCGCGCTTTGCCGGGCCGTGCTGGAACCGTGTCGGATTCCAGAGGTGGCCAGCCGGGCCGAACAGCGGATGGCGGAAGAATATCTGGCCGCGCTTTCGGCCTACGGCGAGCGGCTGTACGTCACCGGCGCGCGCGAGCCGCTGCAGGAGGTTGCCGCCCAGATTGCGGGGATGCTGGACCGGATGAAATCGAATCCCCCCGCCACCGCCCCCGAACGGGTTGTTCGGTTGGATGCTGCCGTGGTCGTTTGGCGCGATGCCATGTTGGCCGGGGACCCCAGCCGCGCCAAAGGATTCTTGGATGAACTGCTGACGGTGCTTCCCCCCCCGTCCCAACAAACCGACCGCGAGCTTCGTGGCGCTGCCGAGGCGATTCGGCTGCTGGCCAGCTACTCCTTTGCTCGTGGTGAGTTCGCGGAAATGTCCGCCATGACCGCACCCTACATCGCCGAGCTGGACCGCGTCCGCCCCGAAACCCTGAACGCCCTGATGAAGGTCCTGCTGTACGCCATGATGGGAGCGCGGCGAATGGAAGAAGCGTGGCAGATGGTGGAGGCCGGGCTGCGGCTCCGTCGCGAGGCGGATTTGTTCACCGAGTATGAGTTGCTGTTGCACGCGGCCAACTACTGGCAGCGGGTGGGCCAGCTTCAGAAAGTGCGCCAGCACGCCACCGAGCTGCGCGCCCTTGTGGACCGGTTCCCGGCCTACCGGAATCTTAGCACCAACTACTTCCACCTTCCCTACGTTGCCGCTGCAAACGGGGAGGTGGAGGAGCTTGAGCGGCTGGAAACCGCGTTCACGGCCACGCCCCCGCCGGCCCGTTCATCGGTGGTGCAAACCGCCATTGCCCAGATTAAATTTCTGGATGCTTGGAGCCTTCTGGGAATGGCCAGCCGAGCATTGGCCACGGCGGGGAAACTTCAGCTTTCGTTGCTTTCGCCGTTGCAGCAGCTGCAGGTGACCGAGAAGGTGGTCCGCGCCCACATTGATGCCGGCAACGCTCCGGCGGCAAGCCAAGCCGTGCAGGCGTTGAACGATTTGGCCGAGCAAGTTGGCGGCGATTACTCCACCCCCAACACCATCTCATGGCAACGCCTGCTGACGCTTCGGGTGCTGGCCGAAGGGATTGGCCAGAAGGAGCCAGAGCGATTGCGCGGAATGATTATGGAGATGGAGGCCCAGCAGATTGAAGATGGAGATGCCTTCCGGGCGGCGCAGATAGTGCTGCGCGCTGCCGAGCAAGTGCCGGAACGGAAGCGGGAGTTTAACGAAGCCGGATACCATGCCATTGAGCTTGCCGCCGCGCGTGCAAAAACCGAACAAGCAACTGGGCTGGCCCATTACCAGTTGGATCGCCTATCCGAGCTGCTTCCAAAAACCCGGTTGGCAAAATTCCGCCAGTTGATTGGCCCCGATCCCCGGTCCACCGCGCAGCAGGAAGAGCCGGAGCGGGGAAGCGAGGCGGCCCCGCCAGCAGCCGGGCTGGTTGCCGGTCCGATTTTGCGAACCTTCGGGGCGCTGCGAATCGAGGGGGCGGGGGAGACCTCCGCAAAAATTGAATCCAAAACCCGGACGATGGTGGCGGTCCTGGTGACGGCCCGAATGGGGGGGACCCGCTCAATCGGCGAGCTTACCCGCGACCGCCTGGCCGATCTTCTCTGGCCCGATATGTCGCTGGAACGGGCGGTGAACAACCTTCACGTCACCCTTAGCTATGCTCGGCGATTTTTGGGTGGGGCTTCCACAATTTTGCAGCAGGATGGAGTTTATCTGCTTGGCGACGATGTGCTGATTGATGCCGTCGAGTTTCGGGAGTGCATCGTGAAAGGGAACCGATTGTATGCCGAAGGGGTGTACTTTGGGGCAGCCGTGGCCTACCGCCGGGCGATTGATTTCGCTTCGGCAGATTTTCTGGAGGGGATGTACGCCGAATGGATTGACACCATGCGCGAGACCCTGCGCGGCGAGCTGGCAACGGCTCTTGAGCGGCTGATTGCCATCGAGCTTGATCGGGAAAATTTCGTGGCGGTCCCTGCCTTGGCCGAACGCCTGCTGACGCTTGATGATCTTCACGACGGAGCCTACGAGGCGTTGATCCGCTCGGCGGCGGCGCGTGGTGCACGCCGCGAGGCCTTCAGTTATTTCCAACGCTACGAAGCCGCGTTGGACACCTACGGAGCCGGCCCCACCCGCCGAATCACCGAACTGATGAATAAAGTCCGCGCCGGAGACTCTTGA
- a CDS encoding redoxin family protein, producing the protein MSFSRIEINKPLPADAFTLEKPDGYAAQAITRPASKDESLPIGSPAPEWHLFNEQGEEVSSKSLRGKVVLLDFWYSTCGPCVKSMPVIQRIHEKYKNNGVVVVGMNSKEKKAANAVNFMNKNNYTYTLALQADSVASAFGVDSYPTTYIIDAEGKIIHKEIGFGDETEEKINEIMDRILQK; encoded by the coding sequence TTGTCTTTTTCTAGAATAGAGATAAACAAGCCCTTACCCGCTGATGCATTTACGTTAGAAAAACCTGATGGCTATGCAGCGCAAGCGATTACAAGACCAGCCTCTAAAGACGAATCACTACCAATTGGAAGCCCTGCTCCTGAGTGGCACTTGTTTAATGAACAAGGAGAAGAGGTTTCCAGCAAGAGTTTACGGGGCAAAGTGGTTTTATTAGATTTTTGGTATAGCACCTGTGGACCTTGTGTAAAATCCATGCCAGTAATACAAAGAATTCATGAGAAGTATAAAAACAATGGAGTTGTAGTTGTTGGTATGAATAGCAAAGAAAAGAAAGCTGCTAATGCTGTTAATTTTATGAACAAAAACAACTACACCTACACACTCGCCCTCCAAGCTGACAGCGTCGCCAGCGCATTCGGCGTGGATTCTTACCCGACCACATATATCATAGATGCTGAGGGAAAAATTATACATAAAGAAATAGGGTTCGGCGACGAAACAGAAGAAAAGATCAATGAAATAATGGATAGGATTTTGCAGAAATAA
- a CDS encoding alpha/beta hydrolase, with protein MTTLRYCKNLASFFIGMACALLYGCSSTTVEPLISFHSIQQYDDGTEIIAVTTHLNNDSIVFGQSRLRESIFKYVGRNGDSLQLRLWYPPEGQYDPQQLMLFIPGYGASSLTMFPMGLASTRRNIVTGIVTLRGSGLNARHNPTFGLQEHEDVVDAIRALQRTMQPRLKVAIFGVSLGGVVAVNAAAEDSHAEDPHIVGIALEGLPWDLQQAASRALSGRELAIVEYVLQGREAFVDSLSPKRSIPRLNAAIPLLAQWGGKDEVVTTEDQKLLREALIKVNPTITIHSIDSAGHTMRLGWPLPQQQAVAINEEIITTLQQALSK; from the coding sequence ATGACAACCTTACGCTACTGCAAAAATTTAGCCTCCTTTTTTATAGGAATGGCCTGTGCACTCCTTTATGGCTGTAGCTCAACAACTGTAGAACCATTAATAAGTTTCCATTCCATTCAGCAGTATGATGATGGAACAGAAATAATCGCCGTCACCACACACTTGAACAATGATTCCATTGTTTTTGGTCAAAGCCGACTTCGAGAATCCATATTCAAGTACGTTGGCCGAAATGGGGACTCGCTACAACTGAGGTTGTGGTATCCACCGGAGGGGCAATATGATCCACAACAATTAATGCTTTTCATCCCTGGGTATGGTGCCAGCAGTTTAACAATGTTCCCAATGGGTCTCGCATCTACTCGAAGGAATATCGTTACTGGCATTGTCACCCTTCGAGGGTCTGGTCTCAATGCTCGCCATAATCCTACATTTGGATTACAAGAACACGAAGACGTAGTGGATGCAATTAGAGCATTACAGCGTACGATGCAGCCTCGTTTGAAAGTCGCAATATTTGGCGTTTCTCTGGGAGGTGTTGTTGCGGTTAATGCGGCTGCTGAGGATTCTCATGCTGAGGATCCCCATATTGTTGGAATTGCTTTGGAGGGACTTCCCTGGGATTTACAGCAGGCAGCTTCCCGTGCGCTAAGCGGTCGCGAGCTTGCAATTGTTGAGTATGTCTTACAGGGGCGTGAGGCTTTTGTTGATAGCCTCTCTCCAAAACGCTCTATTCCTCGCCTCAATGCAGCAATTCCATTGCTGGCACAATGGGGAGGCAAGGACGAAGTAGTGACAACTGAAGATCAGAAATTATTACGTGAAGCATTAATAAAAGTCAATCCAACAATTACGATCCACTCAATAGATTCCGCCGGACATACAATGCGTTTGGGGTGGCCACTTCCGCAACAACAAGCAGTAGCAATCAACGAAGAAATCATAACAACCCTGCAACAAGCACTTAGCAAGTGA